The proteins below come from a single Fusobacterium nucleatum genomic window:
- the ctlX gene encoding citrulline utilization hydrolase CtlX, with protein MKKNITNKILMVRPASFTFNEQTAVNNHYQKKDNKPIQEIQNEAMIEFDKMVEKLKNIGIDVRVIQDTKEPHTPDSIFPNNWFSTHYSNTVVLYPMFAENRRLERTDNLYDYFDKADDLNVVDYSNLEKENIFLEGTGALVLDRKNKKAYCSLSERANEKLLDIFCEDAGYKKIAFHSYQTVDEKREPIYHTNVMMAMGENYAILCADSIDNLKERENVIRELENDDKEIIYVSEYQVEHFLGNTIELINNENVKICVMSTTAYSVLTDEQKNIIEKYDVIVPVDVHTIERYGGGSARCMIAELFI; from the coding sequence ATGAAAAAAAATATTACAAATAAAATATTAATGGTTAGACCTGCTTCTTTTACTTTTAATGAACAAACAGCAGTGAATAATCATTACCAAAAGAAAGACAACAAACCTATACAAGAAATTCAAAATGAGGCTATGATAGAATTTGATAAAATGGTGGAAAAGCTAAAAAATATTGGAATAGATGTTAGAGTTATACAAGATACAAAAGAACCACACACACCTGATAGTATATTTCCTAACAATTGGTTTTCAACTCATTATTCTAATACAGTTGTTCTATACCCTATGTTTGCAGAAAATAGAAGACTTGAAAGAACTGATAATCTATATGATTATTTTGACAAGGCAGATGATTTGAATGTTGTTGATTATTCTAACTTAGAAAAAGAAAATATTTTCCTTGAAGGAACAGGAGCTCTTGTATTAGATAGAAAAAACAAAAAAGCATATTGTTCTCTATCTGAAAGAGCAAATGAAAAACTTTTAGATATTTTCTGTGAAGATGCAGGTTATAAAAAAATAGCTTTTCATTCTTATCAAACTGTTGATGAAAAAAGAGAACCCATATATCATACAAATGTTATGATGGCTATGGGAGAAAATTATGCTATTTTATGTGCTGACAGTATTGATAATTTAAAAGAAAGAGAAAATGTTATAAGAGAATTAGAAAATGATGACAAAGAAATTATTTATGTAAGTGAATACCAAGTTGAACATTTTTTAGGAAATACAATAGAACTTATTAATAATGAAAATGTAAAAATTTGTGTTATGTCTACAACAGCTTATTCTGTATTAACTGATGAACAAAAAAATATTATTGAAAAATATGATGTTATTGTTCCAGTAGATGTACATACCATTGAAAGATATGGTGGTGGTTCTGCTAGATGTATGATAGCAGAATTATTTATTTGA
- a CDS encoding AAA family ATPase: MKRIPIGLSDFKHLIEENFYYFDKTNFIEQLIQDGVKVKELL, from the coding sequence ATGAAAAGAATACCAATAGGACTAAGTGATTTTAAACATCTGATAGAAGAAAATTTTTATTATTTTGATAAAACAAATTTTATAGAACAACTAATACAAGATGGAGTAAAAGTAAAAGAGCTTTTATAA
- the thyA gene encoding thymidylate synthase, which translates to MEAKFDKIYKDIVDTIVEKGIWSEGNVRTKYADGTAAHYKSYIGYQFRLDNSDDEAHLITSRFAPSKAPIRELYWIWILQSNNVDILDKLGCKFWDEWKMQDGTIGKAYGYQIAQETFGQKSQLHYVINELKNNPNSRRIMTEIWIPNELSEMALTPCVHLTQWSVIGKKLYLEVRQRSCDVALGLVANVFQYSVLHKLVALECGLEPAEIIWNIHNMHIYDRHYDKLIEQVNRETFEPAKIKINNFKSIFDFKPDDIEIIDYKYGEKVSYEVAI; encoded by the coding sequence ATGGAAGCTAAATTTGATAAAATATATAAGGATATAGTTGATACAATAGTAGAAAAAGGAATTTGGAGTGAAGGGAATGTCAGAACAAAATATGCAGATGGCACAGCTGCACATTATAAAAGTTATATAGGTTATCAATTTAGACTTGATAACTCAGATGATGAAGCACATTTAATAACTTCAAGATTTGCACCAAGTAAAGCACCAATAAGAGAATTATATTGGATATGGATATTACAATCAAATAATGTAGACATTTTAGATAAATTAGGCTGTAAATTTTGGGACGAATGGAAAATGCAAGATGGTACTATTGGAAAGGCTTATGGCTATCAAATAGCTCAAGAAACTTTTGGACAAAAATCTCAACTTCATTATGTAATAAATGAGCTTAAAAATAATCCTAATAGTAGAAGAATTATGACAGAAATTTGGATACCTAATGAGCTTTCAGAAATGGCATTGACACCTTGTGTACATTTAACACAATGGTCAGTAATTGGGAAGAAATTGTATTTAGAAGTTAGACAAAGAAGTTGTGATGTAGCACTGGGCTTGGTTGCTAATGTGTTTCAATATTCAGTTTTACATAAATTAGTAGCACTTGAATGTGGACTTGAACCAGCAGAAATAATTTGGAATATTCATAATATGCACATATATGATAGACATTATGATAAATTAATAGAGCAGGTCAATAGAGAAACATTTGAGCCTGCAAAAATAAAAATAAATAATTTTAAATCAATATTTGATTTTAAACCTGATGATATAGAAATAATTGATTACAAGTATGGAGAAAAAGTTAGCTATGAGGTGGCTATTTAA
- a CDS encoding dihydrofolate reductase family protein: MEKRYYKNLKLIVCVGKDNLIGDRTPDEGSNGMLWHIKEELIYFKSKTVGNTVLFGGTTAKYVPIELMKKNREVITLHRNMGIPKLIEDLTLQNKTIFVAGGYSIYKYFLDNFEIDEIFFSKIKDSVEVKKAVEPLYFPNIKDYGYKIVDKKDYEEFIAYVYKK; this comes from the coding sequence ATGGAAAAGAGATATTATAAAAATTTAAAATTAATAGTTTGTGTTGGAAAAGATAATTTAATTGGAGATAGAACTCCTGATGAAGGTAGTAATGGTATGTTATGGCATATAAAGGAGGAGCTTATTTATTTTAAAAGTAAAACTGTTGGGAATACAGTTTTATTTGGAGGAACAACTGCAAAATATGTTCCTATTGAGCTTATGAAAAAAAATAGAGAAGTTATAACTCTTCATAGAAATATGGGTATACCAAAATTAATAGAAGATTTAACTTTGCAAAATAAAACTATTTTTGTTGCAGGAGGATATAGTATATATAAATATTTTTTAGATAATTTTGAAATTGATGAGATTTTCTTTTCAAAAATAAAAGATAGTGTAGAAGTTAAAAAAGCAGTTGAACCTTTATATTTTCCAAATATTAAAGATTATGGATATAAAATAGTAGACAAAAAAGATTATGAAGAATTTATAGCTTATGTATATAAAAAATAG
- the trkA gene encoding Trk system potassium transporter TrkA: MKIVIVGAGKVGELLCRDLSLEGNDIILIEQDAKILEKILANIDIMGFVGSGVSYDVQMEAEVPKADVFIAVTEKDEINIISSVIAKKLGAKYTIARVRSTDYSSQLNFMTESLGIDLVINPELEAAKDIKQNIDFPEALNVESFLDGRLKLVEFRIDRGSPLDNISLFDFKQKHFPNLLVCIIKRGEKVIIPSGNSHIRANDRIYITGSNNEIMKFQDALGKDRRKIKSAFIIGAGIITHYLAEELLKDKIAVKIIEMNPEKANKFSEYLPNATIINADGSNEEVLKEENFQNYDSCISITGIDEINMFISIYAKKIGIKKIITKLNKLSFVDILGENSFQSIITPKKIVADNIVRVVRSIANKKKNLIENFYRLENNTVEAIEILVNSDSKINNIPLKDLKIKKNLIIAYIVRNNVAIFPKGTDVIKEGDRVIIITTESFFDDINNIIEE; encoded by the coding sequence ATGAAAATAGTAATTGTAGGGGCTGGAAAAGTTGGAGAACTTCTTTGTCGTGATTTATCATTAGAGGGAAACGACATAATTCTTATAGAACAAGATGCAAAAATACTTGAAAAAATTTTAGCTAATATTGATATTATGGGCTTTGTTGGAAGTGGAGTGAGCTATGATGTACAGATGGAAGCAGAAGTCCCAAAGGCTGATGTGTTTATAGCTGTTACTGAAAAAGATGAAATAAACATAATATCATCAGTTATAGCTAAAAAATTAGGAGCAAAATATACCATTGCTAGAGTTAGAAGTACAGATTATTCATCTCAGCTTAACTTTATGACTGAATCTTTGGGAATAGATTTAGTTATAAATCCAGAATTAGAAGCAGCAAAAGATATAAAACAGAACATAGATTTTCCAGAAGCATTAAATGTGGAAAGTTTTTTGGATGGAAGATTAAAACTTGTTGAATTTAGAATAGATAGAGGCTCGCCTCTGGATAATATTTCTCTTTTTGATTTTAAACAAAAACATTTCCCTAACTTATTAGTTTGTATAATAAAAAGAGGAGAAAAAGTAATAATTCCATCAGGGAATAGCCACATCAGAGCAAATGATAGAATTTATATAACTGGAAGTAACAATGAAATTATGAAGTTTCAAGATGCATTAGGAAAAGATAGAAGAAAGATAAAATCAGCTTTTATAATTGGTGCAGGAATAATTACTCATTATTTAGCAGAAGAACTTTTAAAAGATAAGATAGCTGTAAAAATAATTGAAATGAATCCTGAAAAGGCTAATAAATTTAGTGAATACTTACCAAATGCAACAATTATTAATGCAGATGGAAGTAATGAAGAAGTGTTAAAAGAAGAAAATTTTCAAAATTATGATTCTTGTATATCTATAACAGGTATAGATGAAATTAATATGTTTATTTCAATTTATGCTAAGAAAATAGGGATAAAAAAGATTATCACTAAGTTAAATAAATTATCTTTTGTTGATATATTAGGAGAAAATAGTTTTCAATCTATAATAACTCCTAAAAAAATAGTAGCAGATAATATAGTTAGAGTTGTTCGTTCTATTGCAAATAAAAAGAAAAATTTAATAGAAAATTTTTATAGACTTGAAAATAATACAGTTGAAGCGATAGAAATTTTGGTAAATTCTGATAGTAAAATAAATAATATTCCTTTAAAAGATTTAAAAATTAAGAAAAACTTGATTATAGCATATATAGTTAGAAATAATGTTGCTATTTTCCCAAAAGGGACTGATGTTATAAAAGAAGGAGATAGAGTAATAATAATTACAACAGAAAGTTTCTTTGATGACATTAATAATATCATTGAAGAATAA
- a CDS encoding CCA tRNA nucleotidyltransferase: MNKISINNFSKIEIEILNKLNKYGKGYIVGGAIRDILLGLKPKDVDFATNLPYETLKTLFSEYTPKETGKSFGVLRIRINDIDYEIAKFREDIYGKEEKVTFVDEIKNDLVRRDFTINAMAYNETEGIIDLYNGQKDIENKVINFVRNAEERIIEDPLRTLRAFRFMSKLNFSLSKNTIEAIKNQKSLLKNIPEERITIEFSKLLLGENIKNTLTLMKDTGVLEIIIPEFKATYDFNQCNPHHNLDLFNHIINVVSRVPADLELRYSALLHDIAKPIVQTFDEKGIAHYKTHEIVGADMARDILTRMKLPVKLINTVVEIIKKHMILYKDVTDKKFNKLLSEMGYNNLWRLIEHSIADNSSKNNEVVSTENDFHERLKRAVEKQMQVTVSDLAVNGKDLIKLGFNGKEIGEIKKELLDKYLSEEIQNKKEEMLNYVKEKYKK; the protein is encoded by the coding sequence ATGAATAAAATTTCTATAAATAATTTTAGTAAAATAGAAATAGAAATATTAAATAAATTGAATAAATATGGAAAAGGTTATATAGTAGGAGGGGCTATAAGAGATATACTTTTAGGATTAAAACCAAAAGATGTAGATTTTGCAACTAACCTGCCTTACGAAACTTTAAAAACTTTATTCAGTGAATACACTCCAAAAGAAACAGGAAAATCTTTTGGAGTTTTAAGAATAAGAATAAATGATATAGATTATGAAATAGCAAAATTTAGAGAAGATATCTATGGAAAAGAAGAAAAAGTTACCTTTGTTGATGAAATAAAAAATGATTTAGTAAGAAGAGATTTTACAATAAATGCTATGGCATACAATGAAACAGAGGGAATTATTGATTTATACAATGGACAAAAAGATATAGAAAATAAAGTAATAAATTTTGTTAGAAATGCAGAAGAAAGAATAATAGAAGATCCACTTCGTACATTGAGAGCTTTTAGATTTATGTCAAAACTTAATTTTTCTTTATCTAAAAATACTATTGAAGCAATAAAAAATCAAAAATCTTTGCTTAAAAATATTCCAGAAGAAAGAATTACTATAGAATTTAGCAAATTATTATTGGGAGAAAATATAAAAAATACTTTGACTTTAATGAAAGATACAGGAGTATTAGAGATTATAATCCCTGAATTTAAAGCAACTTATGATTTTAATCAATGTAATCCACATCATAATTTAGATTTATTCAATCATATTATAAATGTTGTAAGTAGAGTTCCAGCTGATTTGGAATTAAGATACTCAGCACTTTTGCATGATATAGCCAAACCTATTGTTCAAACTTTTGATGAAAAAGGTATAGCACACTATAAAACTCATGAAATAGTCGGTGCTGATATGGCAAGGGACATACTAACTAGAATGAAATTACCAGTAAAATTGATAAATACTGTGGTAGAGATAATAAAAAAACATATGATTTTATATAAAGATGTTACAGATAAAAAATTTAATAAGTTATTGTCTGAAATGGGCTATAACAATTTATGGAGATTGATTGAGCATTCTATTGCAGATAATAGTTCAAAAAATAATGAAGTTGTCAGTACAGAAAATGATTTTCATGAAAGATTAAAAAGAGCAGTAGAAAAACAGATGCAAGTAACAGTCAGTGACTTAGCAGTAAATGGTAAGGATTTAATAAAATTAGGTTTCAATGGGAAAGAAATAGGAGAAATAAAAAAAGAATTATTGGATAAATATTTATCAGAAGAAATTCAAAATAAAAAAGAAGAAATGTTAAATTATGTAAAAGAAAAATATAAGAAATAA
- a CDS encoding heavy-metal-associated domain-containing protein, translating to MKLNLKIDGMGCEHCVKSVREALETVKGIKILDVKIGSAEIEAENDGVLSEIKEKLDDVGYDLVR from the coding sequence ATGAAATTAAATTTAAAAATTGATGGTATGGGTTGTGAACATTGTGTTAAATCTGTTAGAGAAGCACTTGAAACAGTAAAAGGAATAAAAATTTTGGATGTAAAAATTGGTTCAGCAGAAATAGAAGCTGAAAATGATGGTGTATTAAGTGAAATAAAAGAAAAACTAGATGATGTGGGATATGATTTAGTGAGGTAG
- a CDS encoding heavy metal translocating P-type ATPase, protein MANNVNLGAGIDNNQENDNCKLELKIDGISCQACVAKIERKLSKTNGVDKALVNISNNMADIEYDEKEIKASEIMKIIEKLGYIPKRREDLKDKEEIIRAEKKLKNELTKSKVVIALSFVIMYISMGQMVGLPLPNIINPISYIKNYVFIQFILTVIVMLIARRFYRVGFRQLYMLSPNMDSLVAVGTSSAFIYSLYISYKIFADNNTHLMHSLYYESAATIIAFIMLGKYLEALSKGKASAAIKKLVNFQSKKANIIRNGEIIEIDIEEVSKGDTVFIKPGEKIPVDGVIIEGHSTIDEAMITGESIPVEKAKNDKVYSGSINKDGALKVVVNATEGETLISKIAKLVEDAQMTKAPIARLADKVSLIFVPTVIFIAIFAALLWWFLIKYNVVSVSQNPFEFVLTIFISVLIIACPCSLGLATPTAIMVGTGKGAELGILIKSGEALEKLNQIDTIVFDKTGTLTEGTPRVIDIVSLGNINKEEILKISASMEINSEHPLGKAVYDEAKEKNINLYDVKNFLSISGRGVIGEIEGKKYLLGNKKLLIDNGIKDLHEEEIHKYELQGKTTILLADEEKLIAFITLADVVRNESIELIKKLKKENIKTYMLTGDNERTAKVIAEKLGIDDVIAEVSPEDKYKKVKELQEQGKKIAMVGDGINDSPALAQADVGMAIGSGTDIAIESADIVLMGKDIEVILSAIRLSRATIKNIKENLFWAFFYNSCGIPIAGGLLYLFTGHLLNPMIAGLAMGLSSVSVVSNALRLKRFK, encoded by the coding sequence ATGGCGAATAATGTAAATTTAGGAGCAGGAATTGACAATAATCAAGAAAATGATAACTGCAAATTAGAATTAAAAATAGATGGTATCAGTTGTCAAGCTTGTGTTGCAAAGATTGAAAGAAAACTGTCAAAAACAAATGGAGTAGACAAGGCACTTGTTAATATTTCAAATAATATGGCAGATATTGAATATGATGAAAAGGAAATAAAGGCTAGTGAGATTATGAAAATAATTGAAAAGCTAGGTTATATTCCAAAGAGAAGAGAAGATTTAAAAGATAAAGAAGAAATAATCAGAGCAGAAAAAAAATTAAAAAATGAATTGACTAAATCAAAGGTAGTTATAGCCTTATCTTTTGTAATTATGTATATCTCTATGGGACAGATGGTAGGTTTGCCCCTTCCCAATATAATTAATCCTATATCTTATATAAAAAATTATGTTTTTATCCAATTTATTTTAACAGTGATTGTGATGTTGATTGCTAGAAGATTTTATAGGGTTGGTTTTAGACAATTATATATGTTAAGTCCTAATATGGATAGCTTGGTAGCAGTGGGAACAAGTTCAGCATTTATATATAGTCTGTATATAAGCTATAAGATATTTGCAGATAATAATACACATTTAATGCACTCACTATATTATGAATCAGCAGCAACAATAATAGCATTTATAATGTTGGGTAAATATTTAGAGGCTTTAAGTAAGGGAAAGGCATCAGCAGCAATAAAAAAATTAGTAAATTTTCAATCTAAAAAAGCTAATATCATTAGAAATGGCGAAATAATTGAAATTGATATAGAAGAAGTATCAAAAGGAGATACAGTTTTCATAAAACCTGGAGAAAAAATTCCAGTTGATGGAGTGATAATAGAAGGACATTCAACTATTGATGAAGCTATGATTACTGGTGAAAGTATTCCAGTTGAAAAAGCTAAAAATGATAAGGTGTACAGTGGAAGTATAAATAAAGATGGAGCATTGAAAGTTGTTGTAAATGCAACAGAAGGAGAAACGTTAATATCTAAAATAGCAAAACTTGTTGAAGATGCACAGATGACAAAAGCACCAATAGCAAGGCTTGCTGACAAGGTTTCTTTAATATTTGTACCTACAGTTATTTTTATTGCAATTTTTGCAGCTTTACTTTGGTGGTTTTTAATAAAATACAATGTAGTATCAGTAAGTCAAAATCCATTTGAGTTTGTATTGACTATTTTTATATCTGTCCTTATAATTGCTTGTCCTTGTTCATTAGGACTTGCCACACCAACTGCTATAATGGTTGGAACAGGTAAAGGAGCAGAATTAGGTATCTTAATAAAATCTGGTGAAGCATTAGAAAAATTAAATCAAATTGATACTATTGTTTTTGATAAAACAGGTACTTTAACAGAAGGAACACCAAGAGTTATAGACATAGTAAGTTTAGGTAATATAAATAAAGAAGAGATATTAAAAATATCTGCTTCTATGGAAATAAATTCAGAACATCCATTAGGCAAGGCAGTCTATGATGAAGCAAAAGAAAAAAATATTAATTTATATGATGTAAAGAATTTCTTATCCATTTCAGGTAGAGGTGTAATTGGAGAAATTGAGGGTAAAAAATATTTATTGGGTAATAAGAAATTACTTATTGATAATGGAATAAAAGATTTACATGAAGAAGAGATACATAAATATGAGCTACAAGGAAAAACAACTATACTTTTAGCTGATGAAGAAAAATTGATTGCCTTTATTACATTGGCAGATGTTGTTAGAAATGAAAGTATAGAGCTTATTAAAAAGTTAAAAAAAGAAAATATCAAAACATATATGCTCACTGGTGATAATGAAAGAACTGCAAAAGTTATAGCAGAAAAACTAGGAATAGATGATGTTATTGCAGAAGTATCTCCTGAGGATAAGTATAAAAAAGTTAAAGAATTGCAAGAGCAAGGTAAAAAAATTGCAATGGTTGGAGATGGAATAAATGATTCACCTGCACTAGCACAAGCAGATGTTGGAATGGCAATAGGAAGTGGAACAGACATTGCAATAGAAAGTGCTGATATAGTTCTTATGGGAAAAGATATAGAAGTTATTTTAAGTGCTATAAGATTAAGTAGAGCAACTATAAAAAATATAAAAGAAAATCTATTTTGGGCATTTTTCTATAACAGTTGTGGTATTCCAATAGCAGGAGGTTTACTATACTTATTTACAGGGCATTTATTAAATCCTATGATAGCAGGACTTGCTATGGGATTGAGTTCCGTATCAGTTGTAAGTAATGCATTGAGATTAAAGAGATTTAAATAA
- a CDS encoding type II toxin-antitoxin system RelE family toxin: MFKGNIDKIELIIKYSKLVEKFFEKHLDIENQFLKNLEAFYIGKEKNIDIKKLKGTLIPQYRMRIGSYRVIFTVNKESIKVYSIYVEKAGSRGEIYKN; the protein is encoded by the coding sequence ATGTTTAAAGGTAATATAGATAAAATAGAATTAATTATAAAATATAGTAAATTAGTGGAGAAATTTTTTGAAAAACATTTAGATATAGAAAATCAGTTTTTAAAAAATTTAGAAGCATTTTATATTGGCAAAGAAAAAAATATTGATATAAAAAAATTAAAAGGAACTTTAATTCCTCAATATAGAATGAGAATAGGAAGTTATAGAGTGATTTTTACTGTAAATAAGGAATCAATAAAAGTATATTCTATTTATGTTGAAAAAGCAGGTTCAAGAGGAGAAATTTATAAAAATTAA
- a CDS encoding toxin-antitoxin system YwqK family antitoxin: MKKGIILLVLIFTACVNLEDTGSNSGGEVKEIKRTDINVSKNYEKRNGILYIDNILANGKQEYKENNGVIIKGNYREGLPDGIQEKYYPSGKIYGKINIINNKTEGTETNYYENGKMLSQLDYTQGKLISGKIYYENGDLLSKIEGKKITIYYSSGKKLFTMDKSDIAVYHENGKEVFSNSDKGVKINGEPAEKSLLDMFSSKNLVKTALFLLTSDTVQAEYKNGKPSIQLQGTTAVMYYESGKILLELSPSLNGTVNSKIYYENGQLMQVEDRNKSSRSVKVYDKAGNLISDITYSKEHEIRQIF, encoded by the coding sequence ATGAAAAAAGGAATTATATTGTTGGTATTAATTTTTACAGCCTGTGTAAATTTAGAGGATACTGGTAGTAATTCAGGAGGAGAAGTTAAAGAAATTAAGAGAACTGATATAAATGTAAGTAAAAATTATGAAAAGAGAAATGGAATTCTATATATAGATAATATTCTTGCCAATGGAAAACAAGAATATAAAGAAAATAATGGTGTTATAATAAAAGGAAATTATAGAGAAGGTTTACCTGATGGAATACAAGAAAAATATTATCCCAGTGGTAAAATTTATGGAAAAATTAATATAATAAATAATAAGACAGAAGGAACAGAAACTAATTATTATGAAAATGGAAAAATGCTTTCTCAACTAGATTACACACAAGGAAAATTAATTTCAGGAAAAATATATTATGAGAATGGAGATTTATTATCTAAAATTGAAGGTAAAAAAATAACTATTTACTACTCAAGTGGCAAAAAACTATTTACTATGGATAAGTCAGATATAGCTGTATATCATGAAAATGGAAAAGAAGTGTTTTCTAATTCAGATAAAGGAGTTAAAATAAATGGAGAACCTGCAGAAAAATCTCTTTTAGATATGTTTTCAAGTAAAAATTTAGTAAAGACAGCACTTTTCTTGTTGACATCTGATACAGTACAAGCAGAGTATAAAAATGGAAAACCATCAATACAGTTACAAGGGACAACAGCTGTTATGTACTATGAAAGTGGAAAAATATTGTTGGAGTTATCTCCAAGCTTAAATGGAACAGTAAATAGTAAAATATACTATGAAAATGGACAATTAATGCAAGTGGAGGATAGAAATAAATCAAGTAGAAGTGTAAAAGTTTATGATAAAGCAGGGAATTTAATATCTGATATTACCTATTCAAAAGAACATGAAATAAGACAAATATTTTAA
- a CDS encoding adhesion protein FadA, which translates to MKAKILLCSMLILGSLSYSAETTPKDSVVQEVMSEVKNIEAEYQALVQKEMERKEEFKQEKATLEKEVQELKERQLEREELYAKLKEDAKIRWHRDEYKKLLKRFDEYYNKLEQKIADKEQQIVELTKLLEVLN; encoded by the coding sequence ATGAAAGCAAAGATTTTATTATGCTCAATGCTAATATTAGGTTCATTATCTTATTCAGCTGAAACAACACCAAAAGATTCAGTAGTACAAGAAGTAATGAGTGAAGTAAAAAACATTGAAGCAGAATACCAAGCATTAGTACAAAAAGAAATGGAAAGAAAGGAAGAATTTAAACAAGAAAAAGCAACTCTTGAAAAAGAAGTACAAGAGCTAAAAGAAAGACAACTTGAAAGAGAAGAACTTTATGCGAAATTAAAAGAAGATGCAAAAATAAGATGGCATAGAGATGAATACAAAAAGTTGTTAAAAAGATTTGATGAATACTACAACAAACTAGAACAAAAAATTGCTGACAAAGAACAACAAATAGTAGAATTAACAAAATTATTAGAAGTATTAAATTAA
- a CDS encoding FAD-I family protein, whose protein sequence is MKNRILFGTILALLLVGSVSFADDDADKKRLLEEYDKITKEKAKEAEKEAERMAKENLQAAETTEVAVENGEVVATEEEQVAQAPKKARKDMTESERMDVEVQRIKKRMLEINDKIENYNKTNEMIDNLEKNVGELEKKVNY, encoded by the coding sequence ATGAAAAATAGAATATTATTTGGAACAATATTAGCTTTACTTTTAGTAGGTTCAGTTTCATTTGCAGATGATGATGCAGATAAGAAAAGACTACTAGAAGAATATGATAAAATAACAAAAGAAAAAGCAAAAGAAGCAGAAAAAGAAGCCGAAAGAATGGCAAAAGAAAATTTACAAGCAGCAGAAACAACAGAAGTTGCAGTAGAGAATGGAGAAGTTGTTGCAACAGAAGAAGAACAAGTTGCGCAAGCTCCAAAGAAAGCTAGAAAAGATATGACAGAATCTGAAAGAATGGATGTAGAAGTTCAAAGAATCAAAAAAAGAATGTTAGAAATTAATGATAAGATTGAAAACTATAACAAGACAAATGAAATGATAGACAACTTAGAAAAGAATGTTGGGGAATTAGAAAAAAAAGTAAATTACTAA
- a CDS encoding OmpA family protein — MGKRKNSTIMVILFLLVFSLPALAAQTLTTTQMRENSIRINALELKNVDILSSEAPKEITIVLDERSLNFDFDKSNIKPQYYDLLKNIKEFVEQNNYEMTIVGHTDSIGSNAYNFKLSRRRAESVKAKLLEFGLAEDRIVGIEAMGEEQPIATNATKEGRAQNRRVEFKLVQRETVPMSVENK; from the coding sequence ATGGGAAAGAGAAAAAACTCAACAATAATGGTAATATTGTTCTTATTAGTATTTTCTTTACCAGCATTGGCAGCTCAAACCTTAACAACAACTCAAATGCGTGAAAATAGTATAAGAATAAATGCACTTGAATTAAAAAATGTAGATATATTAAGTTCAGAAGCACCAAAAGAAATAACAATAGTATTAGATGAAAGATCATTAAACTTTGATTTTGATAAATCAAATATAAAACCACAATATTATGATTTATTAAAGAATATAAAAGAATTTGTAGAACAAAACAACTATGAAATGACAATAGTTGGACACACTGATTCAATAGGAAGTAATGCATATAACTTTAAACTTTCAAGAAGAAGAGCAGAAAGTGTAAAAGCTAAGTTATTAGAATTTGGATTAGCTGAAGATAGAATAGTTGGAATAGAAGCAATGGGAGAAGAACAACCAATAGCAACTAATGCAACAAAAGAAGGAAGAGCACAAAATAGAAGGGTTGAATTTAAGTTAGTTCAAAGAGAAACTGTACCAATGTCTGTTGAAAATAAATAA